The Triticum dicoccoides isolate Atlit2015 ecotype Zavitan chromosome 6A, WEW_v2.0, whole genome shotgun sequence genome has a window encoding:
- the LOC119317107 gene encoding adenine phosphoribosyltransferase 2-like isoform X2, producing the protein MGEEANCDAVMEDGNGNGNGKAKENGHATAVVAMPDVKAKAEDAVVAPGDPRLQGISDAIRVVPHFPKQGIMFNDITTLLLRPGVFKDALDMFVERYRGMGIAAVAGIEARGFIFGPAIALAIGAKFIPLRKPKKLPGEVISETYVLEYGTDCLEMHVGAIESRERVLIVDDLVATGGTLCAAINLLERAGADVVECACLIGLPKFKDFYKLNGKPVYVLVESLEYEK; encoded by the exons ATGGGCGAGGAGGCCAATTGCGACGCCGTGATGGAGGACGGCAAcggcaacggcaacggcaaggCCAAGGAGAACGGCCACGCCACAGCCGTTGTGGCCATGCCGGACGTCAAGGCCAAGGCCGAGGACGCCGTGGTGGCGCCGGGTGACCCCCGCCTGCAGGGCATCTCCGACGCCATCCGCGTCGTCCCGCACTTCCCCAAGCAAG GCATCATGTTCAACGACATCACGACGCTCCTGCTGCGGCCCGGGGTGTTCAAGGACGCCCTGGACATGTTCGTGGAGCGCTACCGCGGCATGGGCATCGCCGCCGTCGCCG GGATTGAGGCGAGAGGATTTATATTTGGCCCCGCGATTGCACTAGCCATCGGTGCCAAGTTCATTCCGTTGCGCAAGCCTAAGAAACTCCCAG gtgaggtgatttctgaGACCTATGTTCTCGAATACGGAACTGATTGTCTGGAGATGCATGTTGGTGCTATCGAATCCCGTGAGCGTGTTTTGATAGTTGATGATCTGGTTGCAACTGGTGGGACACTTTGTGCTGCTATAAATCTTCTGG AACGTGCTGGAGCTGATGTCGTTGAGTGTGCTTGTCTCATTGGGCTCCCTAAATTTAAG GATTTTTACAAGCTCAACGGGAAGCCTGTCTATGTACTGGTGGAGTCTCTGGAATATGAAAAATAA
- the LOC119317107 gene encoding adenine phosphoribosyltransferase 2-like isoform X1, giving the protein MGEEANCDAVMEDGNGNGNGKAKENGHATAVVAMPDVKAKAEDAVVAPGDPRLQGISDAIRVVPHFPKQGIMFNDITTLLLRPGVFKDALDMFVERYRGMGIAAVAGIEARGFIFGPAIALAIGAKFIPLRKPKKLPGEVISETYVLEYGTDCLEMHVGAIESRERVLIVDDLVATGGTLCAAINLLERAGADVVECACLIGLPKFKQLYPVQDFYKLNGKPVYVLVESLEYEK; this is encoded by the exons ATGGGCGAGGAGGCCAATTGCGACGCCGTGATGGAGGACGGCAAcggcaacggcaacggcaaggCCAAGGAGAACGGCCACGCCACAGCCGTTGTGGCCATGCCGGACGTCAAGGCCAAGGCCGAGGACGCCGTGGTGGCGCCGGGTGACCCCCGCCTGCAGGGCATCTCCGACGCCATCCGCGTCGTCCCGCACTTCCCCAAGCAAG GCATCATGTTCAACGACATCACGACGCTCCTGCTGCGGCCCGGGGTGTTCAAGGACGCCCTGGACATGTTCGTGGAGCGCTACCGCGGCATGGGCATCGCCGCCGTCGCCG GGATTGAGGCGAGAGGATTTATATTTGGCCCCGCGATTGCACTAGCCATCGGTGCCAAGTTCATTCCGTTGCGCAAGCCTAAGAAACTCCCAG gtgaggtgatttctgaGACCTATGTTCTCGAATACGGAACTGATTGTCTGGAGATGCATGTTGGTGCTATCGAATCCCGTGAGCGTGTTTTGATAGTTGATGATCTGGTTGCAACTGGTGGGACACTTTGTGCTGCTATAAATCTTCTGG AACGTGCTGGAGCTGATGTCGTTGAGTGTGCTTGTCTCATTGGGCTCCCTAAATTTAAG CAACTCTACCCCGTGCAGGATTTTTACAAGCTCAACGGGAAGCCTGTCTATGTACTGGTGGAGTCTCTGGAATATGAAAAATAA